GAACCTGTTACCTCATGTTGGTCACAGTTTATCAAGAAAAGCTGTCTGCATGTCCTAATATTTGAATGTTAGCTTAATTTGGCTCCTGGACATATGCGGATATACCTGCCTTCAGACACACAATTGAGGTCCATGCGTCATTGTTTGATGCCAGAGGACATGTAATATAATGTTTGTGGTATTGCAAGCATTGGTTGCTACTATTATGATTGATACGACTCATGGTTTTGCAATGGACTTACATGTTTCATAAAACATATCTATATGTGCATAGACCTGCTGCTGTTTTACTTTGTCAAAATCAGCAACAGAAAACTTTGAAATGTGTCTGTTCTAATATTTTGGAAGTTGTATGATTTTGTTGGTCACCTTCAAGTCTCTCCTAGAAACTGTGACTATAGTTATAGAATTTGCTTCAATCTTGCAATATTGCATAACACTGCTGAAGTCACCTTTTTCTTTAACCCCAGAAAACAAGTTTGCTGTTGGGAGTGGGGCTAAAACTGTTTGTGTATGCTACTATGAGCAAGAAAATAACTGGTAACTGGCCCATTGTATCCTTACTCTTTGTTCACTTGCTTCGACTTAGTTGCTTATGAATTCTTGATATTTGCTTGGGTTCTCCTTACATGAAGAAATTACTGATGGACTATTATCATTATTATGTTTCATGTATTGCTCTCTCTAGGGCTTTAACCATGGTGGATTCAAtcaattcagtttttttttccaGGTTTATCTAGTATAGTGCTTAAGCTGAAGCATCCAGACTTAGTTTTGAGCCTGGTTTGAATAATGTTTGCTTCACAACAGGTTGGGTTGGGGATTGGCCAATCTCAGATAACCTAGCATGAGCCTGATTTGATTTATGTTGGTACAGAATCTATCAGACAATTACTGTATTAGAAATGCTAGGAATGATCATTATGATATGTCAAactattctcaattttttttctttatttcttttaaaggGTTTACATGAAGCAAAAGAAATGCTTTCAGTGAAGCAAGCATCAAGAACTTGTAGAGtattttctaaaactttttgtAGAGTATTTAACATCAAGAACTTGTATTGATTTTAAAGAACATGTGGACTTTGATTTTATGTAAATATGCTTGTTTTGAGTATTGTGCTTGTAATGGTCAAATGGTCATAGTTCCCCTGCATAAATTTTGGTTAGACCTGTTAAAATGGTTTAACATAGTTATACTATCTTGTAAGTTGCATGTCATCAGTGGCTAATTTGTGTGTGGTATACCGTTATCCAGGTGGGTCAGTAAACTAATAAGGAAAAGACATGATTCTTCTGTGACTGGTGTTGCTTGGCATCCCAATAATGTGCGTAATTTCTCAGTTTATGACATTTTTCATGTATTTCTTTTACACTTTGAAAGTAGTTGCTTGTTTGTTTCTTATTCAAAGGATTCTCAACGTGTGGTCAAACCTTGCAAACTAGAATGTCTGAATGTATTttaaattgagtaatgctagagtCTACACTTTTATCCCATCACTATCGTACCATGCTGACGTAGTAGTATCAATTAGCCCTTTGAtcaatcctaaaaaaaaatcaagggttgaTTGGCACTACCACTTCAGTAGGGTGGGATAGTGATGGGATAAAAATGCGGTTTCTAACAGTACTCTCTTAAATTTTAGCCAAGTTAGAGTCTTGCCTTTCAAACTGAGGAGTCAAGCATGTGACATAATTGTAATTAGGGGGAGAAGTCTAAGGTTTGTAAGGATGTTACAgtcaagtgttttttttttttttttggacatatccACACAAAGGGGGAaggagatttgaactaatgacctccgcttcatgtgGTACAGTCcttaaccgattgagctatgCCTTGGAGTTGTGTTATGCACTTTGTTGAACACCTCTTttgagtgaatttttttttttagaatttcatAGTCATCAAAAGGTTTGTATAACACAAGGATACAAAGCAATGCTGGAGATGAAGAGCTTTGGGTGGTGTTGCCATGTTATGCTTCGATGATCTCTGCATTTACTGAATTAACAATTCCATTCGTTAGGTTCCTTATTATccttttgaaaaagaaagtaattgaaatagaattagggaatttatttttaaaggagCAGCTGAAGGTtataaagtgatttttttttttttttttaagtaaatcaATCTTATTAGAAAGCATTGAAGGGTGCAACCCGTGTACATTGGGAGTATACATGATAGATCGATCCTCCATgggagaaaaagaacaaaaatccaaCGTAAAACAGAAAGTGAGGACTATTATACACCGCCATCCATGCATATAGGGATTTGAGCCAATGCTTATTATAAATCAAAAATATCTTTGCTTCGACTACTTACTAGCGATCAACAATGATTATTTGAGCTAATTTTAAACTTCTTTTGGGCACGTTTGTCAAGAAATTCAactatttacttatttttatttctagcACATGACTATaatttctttctctatattttttttctgcATTATTTTACAAGTTTGTATCCTCTCTTTGGTAGTGGGTAAAAATGTATTCTGGATATTAGTTGTTAGTTGCTGATGCTAAATACCCATCGTTTCAATGTGCCATTTACCAAATCTGAGTATTGGTTTTGTGCTTATAATTACAGATTTTTCTTGCAACGACATCTACAGATGGAAAATGCCGAGTGTTTTCCACCTTTATAAAAGGTGTTGATACAAAGTAGGTCAAATATAATTTGCAAAGCATTGTCAGCCATTAGAATTTTCTCAAATTGTGTTACGATTTGTACAAATACATTATTTATTGTTGTCTCTATGGAAATGTTCCAGGGATTCAAGAACAGGCCCTACTTCAGACTCAAAATTTGGAGAGGTTCAAGATCTATTCTTTGACCTTGTAGgattaaaatttgttttgtttcattatGTTGAAGGAAAGCTATTgaatcaatatttgtttctgGGGGTTACTTATATTTGTGCTATTGTTGGTAGAAACTACCTGTAAAAATGAAATAACATACTAAACCTAACAGCTCccagttttaattttttccgaCATTTGAAACCATGCTAGTCACGCTCTAGgaactatttttcttttcatgcatgTTTAGTTTGTAGTACCATAGTATTATTTTACCTCATGTATGTCATTGACTGGAGAACAGGCTATTATATTTTCCTTGACACAATCTGCATTTGTTTCTAGTGACAACAGTGTTGCCTTACTTATTTCCTGCTTCTGGTGAAACAGCAAATTGTTCAGCTTgatctctcattttcttgggCATTTGGTGTGAAGTGGTCTCCAAGTGGCAATACCTTAGCTTATGTAGGTCAGAAATATCTTTTCTCTGCGTGTATTGGCTAGCAGGATTCTTAACTGCCAGCTATTGGCACTCTTGAGTATTTTAATTGTTCTATTCATTGCCTTTATCTGGCTATCATTTATAGGAACTGAACTCAAGTTGATATTTGCTTCACAATTTCTGCTATTACCCTTTGGTGTGCTTTATCaataattttctcttatttgaaaaagagatgTTTTGTGCTCTTAAATTGCTAGTACTGCCAGATAATTTCTAATTTATCTGTTTCTATCCATTATTTTTGGTATCTGTTGTCTGCATTCAGTCTCAAAGAAAGTTATATGAACTTAAAAAGAGGTTGATTCTATCCATTATATTCCAGATGATTGAGACTGTTTTTTTCCCTTATGTCTACCATTTGTAATATTGTACAGGTCATAATTCTATGATTTACTTCGTTGACGATGTTGGACCTTCCCCTTTGGCTCAAAATGTTGCATTCCGTGATTTGCCTCTTCGTGATGTGGGTCAGCATCCTTTCTTGTTAACCTTTCTTGAGTATAATCATTTTGTTCACATAACTCTACTAACCTGAATTTCAATATGGAAATTGTGGTATATTGCGAATTTTCAGGTTTTATTTGTTTCAGAGAGAATGGCCATAGGAGTGGGATTTGACTGCAGCCCAATGGTTTTTGCTGCAGACGATAGAGGAATATGGTATgcaaaaaaactttaaaatgttATCCATTCGTGTGaatcaaattttgttcttttacaTCATCTAGAGGGAGGGGGTGTTTTATAAGTTGACTCTGGGTCACACAATGGGTAAGACACAACACCCCCAACCCccgtaaagaaaagaaaagcttcCAATACTAATGGATTGAAGATGtgattgtttttccttttttaactAGGTAACTTTTACTCAGGCAGACAATGGGACTTGAGAGCCCGAGCTAATCCACTACCCCATATTTAGGGGTGGAGAGCCATTTTGGCCCAAAGGCCATTGGCTTCAAGATATGATTGTAGGATCTAGTACGATCACATAGAGACTACAAAAAAacacttagttttttttttttttttttagtaccaaaaaaaaaaaaaaaaaaaaaaaccagttggCACGACTGATTTAtggctttattttctttcaagaaaaatagTGAAGTGATACCTGTCTTTTCGGATTCCTAGGAGCTTTATCCGATTCCTTGGTGAAAGGAAAGTGACATCTTCAGGATCAACATATGGTTCACAGGTATGGGCATGGTTAATTGTATGTCATTTAAGCTGTTAATGGGAGTAGGTAAAATTATACCTTTTGCCGATTCATAACATCAGGTTATTATGAACATTGACGAGCTCATTGATGTTAAAACTATCAGCTTCTATCAAGAGGGTTCAGGGCAAGGGCTAGATTTCATTACAATGTGCATATCATCCCCAACCCCCTCTCCGCCCATGGACTTCCATCTCTCatcaaataaacaatttttttttttttttttttttcatatactGGAAGTGTTTTGGCATTATTATAACTtctataatattaatttgagatttttaaagTTAAGTATGACCAAGTAATGATAAACCAtgaattattttaagaaaactaTCATGTTGTGTCACAAgagaattaacaaaaaaaaatttgactagATGTGTGGCAACTTCTTTAAAGATGTCAAGTGTTCAGTCATTTCAACCACTTGAAAAGAGAAgcagaaaatattaaaaagaaaatgtatgaTGTTGGCTTCAGCACTATCGAGCTAACAAACTAGAAGATGTAATGTTCTTAGTTTAAAATGGCTTGGACGTGCGTTTTTGTCCTTCTGCTACATTACAcgtaatttttccttttctctatTAATTGTTAAGATTTGAACTTAGACCCGCCCAACCCTACCCCAACCCACCCATTATTACTTGTGCCTAAGCATAAGTGGCTAATGCAGTTACGCCAGCAATTCCAATTGTTACATATTTTCATCTAAAccccttttttgttctttgctTCTCCTGAAGAATTATTGTTTCGTGTTTTctattgaattttttgaacTATTCAAAGCTGGCTCAATGTCGATAGTATGAAACTGGAAAGAATTGCataattatttatgtatttaaaattgattatgttattttatttttcccaaattccATAGGATAGTTGACTTCTGTAGTATAATGGTCTTTGTGATGTCTTTCTTTACCAGTTCTCTGAAGCATTTGGGAAACTATATGGTGGGCAAACAAAGCATGGAGTGAGCCATGATGCAGTTGAACCTTCAAGATCACGTGGAGGCATTCATGAGAACTGCATCAAGTACTTGGTTACTTTCAATACTATTTTATTGCTCCTACCTTTTTTGGTTTCCTCATCTGTTAAACTTGTTTCTTTAAATTTCCCGATAGAGTAGCCCTTTTAATTATTGTGAGGTGAATGCATGACACAACATTATCTGGGAACTGTAGTTGTATTCTGCCGCTTAGGAGGCCTGATATCTCTACAATAGCACGCTTCAGCACTTCAGGTTTGTGAAAGTAAAAGAAAGCATTTAACCAAATTCTTGTTCAATCATATGTGTCATCCTCATTACCTATTTGGAAAGGGCCTTTTTAGTTAATCCTAACGCCTCAATGTCGCAGGGCTGGACGGAAAAGTGGTTATATGGGATTTGGAGAACCAAGCTGATCTATCTGACTATTTGTAAACATTGATCTGTGAAGTTTTCACATCCTCGTACTTTGTAAAGAATATCTCTTTAGCAATATCAGGTACAGGAAAGTTCTTTGTAATATTAATTTGGTTGTGACCAATTGCTGATAAGTCAACAGATACCCTTGCAGAATCAATTACAAGTTCAAGTAATTTTACTTTTGTATTCATGTCTATGACGACTGTACATGTAAtgtaaggaaaaagaaaagcaatgtATTGTGGCCTGCAACTTTTGCCAAATTTTATTTCAGCAAGTGGgtggaaagaaaaagatatgaTATTCCATTAAATACTGTGGCTGAgcaaagttttgttttgtttgtttctcatGTTTTTATAGAATTCAAGTCTGGCAGGATGCTTGTTTACCATTTTAACATGGAATGTATGTGctctgatttattttttttttctttttggggggggagggaCTATGGGAGGGGTTGGGGTGTAATGCATGTGCTCTAAACAAATTCTAGCCGCTGTATTTCATTTGAGTGGTAGGAGGAAAAGatttttctccatttcatttcgGATGAGCAAAgtaatcttttttaatttatttattttttctttaatttttatctctGACACTTTGTGGTCTACTATTTATTGGGGTGGTCAATTGTTCTTCGAAGAGGGACATGTTTGGTTCCCGTTAAGattggtaatttttgacataactcGTAAATCTGATATGGACTCAATGCGAAATTAAAAGGTTAGGGTTAAGAAGTTTGAccggtttaattaaatggttcgGGTTAGGattgatctatatagtcttatatctatGTTTCGATAAGACTTAAACCCGACATGCGATATAATGGCAGGCAATTTTCAATATAATCTGTGAAAGGGtttgatctgtttaattaaatgagtagAGTTGGAGTTTACCTATATAATTTATACATGTGCTTTAACACGATCCGAACTCAACACGAACACAAATTGCCACTCCTAATTCTTGTAGACATAAGACCATTTTTATTTGTTCCACTAGCACCTCTCTTTCTATTTGGCGTGTGCCACCCGAGCTCGTTTCCAGTTTTGGTTGTTGTGTGATGGGGTATTCGaggctttgtttttttttttgtttttgggtggaAGCCAAGATGTATGTGCTTTTGGTAGAGGAAGGGTGTTCAGTGTTAAAAATCATCGAAGGAGCATGGATGTCTCTCGTGTTGTAGCATGGCTGTCGGAGACGATGGAAGCTTTAATTTGCGGAGGAGGATTGAAGGAATTTGTGAAATTCTAAAGGGTTGGCAACATTGCTTCTTTCGCTCAGAGAGGCTCAAATTGTCATGGTCGATATCTGTCGTTGGTAGAATATAGCAGTGGTGGGAAGAGTGGCTTCATCATTATTAAGGCCATAAATGAAGAAAGCAACTCAAGAACATGTTCAAGCTTGACTCGGTTAAGCCCGACTCGAGCTCGACCTAATTATTTAACAAGTTGTTCTTGAACTACAAAACTAAACGATGTATGCTCGTATAAAACTCAGCTCAACTCGTTTGTTAAAttgactcatatatatatattaggaaaaGTATACATACCCTACTCGAACTATCACTTCACTGTCAATGTCCCTCCCAGTCTACTTTGTGTAATTctcccccttaaactaccaaaacatgtTAATGTCTGCCTTAAGAtcaacaaaaagacacaaattaccctaaatttttttcaataaaacaaaaatatttttataattttcttttcatttttttattaaaaaaattataaaaacaaaaacaaaaaattataaaaactaaGGGGGTAGCCAAGCCGCTAGGATTTGCCTAGAATCGATTTGGTGGGTTTTTGGTTCGAAATAGATTTCTGCCCAGAACCGAATGTTCGACCCTCTCTGTCTAAACATTCGAACCTCACTGT
This window of the Corylus avellana chromosome ca5, CavTom2PMs-1.0 genome carries:
- the LOC132183305 gene encoding actin-related protein 2/3 complex subunit 1A-like isoform X2; the protein is MAAIAVHKFAQCITCHAWSPDLSMVAFCPNSNEVHIYKLLQDKWEKVHVLQKHDQIVSGIDWSARSNRIVTASHDRNSYVWNLEGSEWVPTLVILRLNRAALCVQWSPKENKFAVGSGAKTVCVCYYEQENNWWVSKLIRKRHDSSVTGVAWHPNNIFLATTSTDGKCRVFSTFIKGVDTKDSRTGPTSDSKFGEQIVQLDLSFSWAFGVKWSPSGNTLAYVGHNSMIYFVDDVGPSPLAQNVAFRDLPLRDVLFVSERMAIGVGFDCSPMVFAADDRGIWSFIRFLGERKVTSSGSTYGSQFSEAFGKLYGGQTKHGVSHDAVEPSRSRGGIHENCIKYLLYSAA
- the LOC132183305 gene encoding actin-related protein 2/3 complex subunit 1A-like isoform X1, producing the protein MAAIAVHKFAQCITCHAWSPDLSMVAFCPNSNEVHIYKLLQDKWEKVHVLQKHDQIVSGIDWSARSNRIVTASHDRNSYVWNLEGSEWVPTLVILRLNRAALCVQWSPKENKFAVGSGAKTVCVCYYEQENNWWVSKLIRKRHDSSVTGVAWHPNNIFLATTSTDGKCRVFSTFIKGVDTKDSRTGPTSDSKFGEQIVQLDLSFSWAFGVKWSPSGNTLAYVGHNSMIYFVDDVGPSPLAQNVAFRDLPLRDVLFVSERMAIGVGFDCSPMVFAADDRGIWSFIRFLGERKVTSSGSTYGSQFSEAFGKLYGGQTKHGVSHDAVEPSRSRGGIHENCINCILPLRRPDISTIARFSTSGLDGKVVIWDLENQADLSDYL